The Deltaproteobacteria bacterium sequence TTCACCAACATTTTTCTCCTTTTTACTTATTATATCGGCGCCAAACCCCATGCTGTTATGTCCCACGCGCTGGGCAATAATCTTGTCCAGGTCATTGAAGGCCCCCCCGCAAATGAATAAAATATTATTTGTGTTGACTTGAATAAATTCCTGCTGGGGATGTTTTCTTCCTCCCTTGGGGGGAACGTTGGCTATGGTGCCTTCCATAATTTTCAACAGCGCCTGTTGCACGCCCTCACCAGATACATCCCGGGTAATAGAAGGGTTCCCGGATTTCTTGGCAATTTTGTCAATTTCATCAATATACACGATCCCGCGGGAGGCCTTTTCCGCGTCATAATCGGCGTTCTGCAACAGGCTCAGGATGATATTTTCGACATCCTCGCCCACATATCCGGCCTCCGTCAAGGTCGTAGCATCGGCTATGGTAAAGGGAACCTTCAATAGTTTGGCCAGAGTTTTCGCCAGCAATGTCTTACCCGATCCCGTGGGACCGATCAGCAATACGTTGCTCTTCTGAATTTCTACATCATCATTTTTTACTCCGGAAAATAGACGGCTATAGTGATTATAAACGGCTACCGAAAGGACTTTCTTGGTGCGCTCCTGACTTATAACGTACTGATCTAAAAATAACTTTATATCCTTAGGCTCCGGTGTGCCCCTCTTGACGCCTTCGTTCACGGAGGGTATATTTTGCTCCTCAACGATAGACTTGCACAGATCTATACATTCGTCACAAATATAGGCGGAAGGACCAGCCACAAGTTTTCTGACTTCCTCCTGCGACTTGCCACAAAAAGAACAAAACAGCATTCCCTGTATGTCTCTGTGATTGTCAAATTTCTTTGTCATCAGCAATACCTCTTTGTTTGTTCATATACTTATGTTGAAGTCTTTAATGGTTTTTTTACGATAATCTCGTCTATCAATCCATAGGCCTTAGCTTGTTCGCTGGTCATGTAATAATCCCGTTCCGTATCCGATTGAATCTTCTCCAGGGATTGATCGGTCAAATTGGCCAGAATGCGGTTCAATTCGTCCTTTAATCTCAATATCTCGCGCGCCTGAATATCAATGTCGGTCG is a genomic window containing:
- the clpX gene encoding ATP-dependent Clp protease ATP-binding subunit ClpX produces the protein MTKKFDNHRDIQGMLFCSFCGKSQEEVRKLVAGPSAYICDECIDLCKSIVEEQNIPSVNEGVKRGTPEPKDIKLFLDQYVISQERTKKVLSVAVYNHYSRLFSGVKNDDVEIQKSNVLLIGPTGSGKTLLAKTLAKLLKVPFTIADATTLTEAGYVGEDVENIILSLLQNADYDAEKASRGIVYIDEIDKIAKKSGNPSITRDVSGEGVQQALLKIMEGTIANVPPKGGRKHPQQEFIQVNTNNILFICGGAFNDLDKIIAQRVGHNSMGFGADIISKKEKNVGELLSKIQSEDLLKYGLIPEFVGRLPVITTLNELEEEEMVRILIEPKDAIIKQYKKLFELIKVKLKFTDGALTAIAKLSVERKSGARGLRSIIENTMLDIMYDLPSRHDVRECVITEDVVINGAQPILLFEPQSETA